Proteins encoded within one genomic window of Triticum aestivum cultivar Chinese Spring chromosome 2D, IWGSC CS RefSeq v2.1, whole genome shotgun sequence:
- the LOC123054154 gene encoding myb family transcription factor MOF1 isoform X2 gives MGSSAKKQEAVRRYVRSRAPRMQWTAELHRSFLQAIECLGGEHNATPKLVLKVMGVKELTISHVKSHLQMYRGPSTRKAKREAQPGLQRRHSCAADEQGGAPFMCPPLKRARTGAGTEAAGEGMQGGQSQGISGMKTSGAVNPYCIDDYYMQAMAMERRIMEGLSGWQRDAAAAAAVSDLRTVGCLEQGSGDFKIIKPEAHHYYPGLAVKKQGPKEKDGNGTEQCSLSLSLGLDPRCLRAAVSSSSPSEGSCIVSSSPPPRRRSSSHCSGHSGYSDTQGVNLDLSLSICGSY, from the exons atggggagcAGCGCCAAGAAGCAGGAAGCCGTGAGGCGGTACGTCAGATCCCGGGCTCCCAGGATGCAATGGACGGCCGAGCTCCACCGCAGCTTCCTGCAGGCCATAGAGTGCCTCGGTGGAGAACACA ATGCCACTCCTAAGCTGGTTCTCAAGGTCATGGGTGTGAAGGAGCTTACCATATCCCATGTCAAGAGCCATCTGCAG ATGTACAGAGGCCCGAGCACTCGCAAGGCCAAGAGAG AGGCGCAACCAGGGCTGCAAAGGAGGCACTCATGTGCCGCTGATGAGCAAGGAGGAGCCCCCTTCATGTGCCCACCTCTGAAAAG GGCGAGGACGGGGGCGGGGACAGAGGCCGCGGGCGAAGGCATGCAAGGCGGCCAAAGCCAAGGAATCAGTGGGATGAAGACCAGCGGCGCTGTCAACCCGTACTGCATTGATGATTACTACATGCAAGCCATGGCCATGGAGAGGAGAATAATGGAGGGCCTCAGCGGCTGGCAGAGGGAtgctgctgctgcggctgctgTTTCCGACCTCCGGACCGTGGGATGCTTGGAGCAAGGATCCGGCGACTTTAAG ATAATCAAACCAGAAGCACACCACTACTATCCTGGTCTTGCGGTGAAGAAGCAAGGACCCAAGGAGAAGGACGGCAACGGGACGGAGCAGTGCTCCCTGTCGCTGTCCCTTGGCCTGGACCCGAGATGCCTCCGTGCCGCCGTCTCATCCTCGTCGCCGAGCGAAGGGAGCtgcatcgtctcctcgtcgccgccgccgaggaggaggagctccaGCCACTGCTCCGGGCACTCCGGCTACTCCGACACCCAGGGCGTCAACTTGGACCTCTCCTTGTCCATCTGCGGATCTTATTAG
- the LOC123054154 gene encoding myb family transcription factor MOF1 isoform X1: MGSSAKKQEAVRRYVRSRAPRMQWTAELHRSFLQAIECLGGEHNATPKLVLKVMGVKELTISHVKSHLQMYRGPSTRKAKREAQPGLQRRHSCAADEQGGAPFMCPPLKRARTGAGTEAAGEGMQGGQSQGISGMKTSGAVNPYCIDDYYMQAMAMERRIMEGLSGWQRDAAAAAAVSDLRTVGCLEQGSGDFKQIIKPEAHHYYPGLAVKKQGPKEKDGNGTEQCSLSLSLGLDPRCLRAAVSSSSPSEGSCIVSSSPPPRRRSSSHCSGHSGYSDTQGVNLDLSLSICGSY; encoded by the exons atggggagcAGCGCCAAGAAGCAGGAAGCCGTGAGGCGGTACGTCAGATCCCGGGCTCCCAGGATGCAATGGACGGCCGAGCTCCACCGCAGCTTCCTGCAGGCCATAGAGTGCCTCGGTGGAGAACACA ATGCCACTCCTAAGCTGGTTCTCAAGGTCATGGGTGTGAAGGAGCTTACCATATCCCATGTCAAGAGCCATCTGCAG ATGTACAGAGGCCCGAGCACTCGCAAGGCCAAGAGAG AGGCGCAACCAGGGCTGCAAAGGAGGCACTCATGTGCCGCTGATGAGCAAGGAGGAGCCCCCTTCATGTGCCCACCTCTGAAAAG GGCGAGGACGGGGGCGGGGACAGAGGCCGCGGGCGAAGGCATGCAAGGCGGCCAAAGCCAAGGAATCAGTGGGATGAAGACCAGCGGCGCTGTCAACCCGTACTGCATTGATGATTACTACATGCAAGCCATGGCCATGGAGAGGAGAATAATGGAGGGCCTCAGCGGCTGGCAGAGGGAtgctgctgctgcggctgctgTTTCCGACCTCCGGACCGTGGGATGCTTGGAGCAAGGATCCGGCGACTTTAAG CAGATAATCAAACCAGAAGCACACCACTACTATCCTGGTCTTGCGGTGAAGAAGCAAGGACCCAAGGAGAAGGACGGCAACGGGACGGAGCAGTGCTCCCTGTCGCTGTCCCTTGGCCTGGACCCGAGATGCCTCCGTGCCGCCGTCTCATCCTCGTCGCCGAGCGAAGGGAGCtgcatcgtctcctcgtcgccgccgccgaggaggaggagctccaGCCACTGCTCCGGGCACTCCGGCTACTCCGACACCCAGGGCGTCAACTTGGACCTCTCCTTGTCCATCTGCGGATCTTATTAG